In the Nocardia asteroides genome, ACCCGTACCTCATGCGCGCGGCGGCCAGGGCGGGCGCCGTCGGGATAGTGCTCAAATCCGAACCGCCGGAACGGGTGGTCGAGGCGGTGCGCGCCGCCGCCCGCGAGGACGGCGAGCTCGGCACCGAACTGGCGCTCGCCATCGACGGCGACGAGGATTTCGCCGTCGACCTCCCGCCGCAGCTGCGCCAGGTGCTCGAGCTCTACGCCTCCGGCGAGACCGCGGCCAGGGTCGCGCACCTGATGGATATCGCCGAGGACACCGTCACCGAGTACCTCAAACGCATCCGCCGCAAGTACGAGGCCGCGGGGCGCCCCTCCGGAAACCGCGCCGAGCTGCTGAAACGAGCCGTGGAGGACGGATGGCTACCGATTCCGCGCCGCAAGGGGAGATGAGCACCGAGCTGCGGATGAAGCGGCTCTTCGCCCGCTTCGTCGCCTTCGGCTACCTGGCCTACTTCCTGGTGCTCGCCTCGGATATCGCGGACAGCGCGCGGTCCACCGCAGCCTGGTGGCTGCCGCTCGCCGTGGTCGCGGTCTTCGCGCCCGCGCTCGGGCTGGTGGTGGCCGCGGCCCCCGAGCGGCCGCACCGGCTCGGCCTCGCCGTCTCGGTGGCCGCCGCCGGTTTCCTGCTCGCCGTGGCCACCTGGCCGCTGGCCTGGGACGGGCACGAGGTCGATATCGACCACGGCGTCTGGCTCTCCACCATCCCCGGGCTGCCCGCGCTGGCCGTCGCCATCGTCTGGCCGCCGCTGCCGACAATCGCGCTGCTCGCCACCAGCATCGTCGGCGCCCAGCTCGTCAATGCCGCGCTCCGCCTGAACCCGCCGAACATCTTCGTGGAGATCACCTGGTCCTTCTCCTTCACCCTGCTCTACACCTGCGCCGCGCTCATGGCGCTGCGCACCGCCCGGCTGCTCGACCGCACCCGGTCGTCCGCCGAGGCCACCGCGGCGACCGCATCGGCCCGCGAGGCCAAGCAGGTCGAGCGGGCGCGGATCGACGGACTCACGCACGACTGGGTGATGAGCGCGCTGCTCGCCGTCGCTCGCACGCCCGATGATCCCGGCGTTGTTCGGCAGGCCGAGGAGGCGATTCGGCAGGTCGAACAGCTGCGCTCCGGGGTGCTCAGTGATGCGCCGTTCGACGCCGAAGCCGCTGCCGCGCATCTGCGTTCGGCCGCTGCGGCGGTCGACGCCCAGCTCGGTATCGAGCTGGAGGTGGCCTCGGAGTCCTCCTACCCCGCCGATGTGGTGCGGGCCATGGGAGCCGCGCTCGCCGAGGCACTGCGAAACAGTTTGCGGCACGCGGGAACCAATGCCGACCGTGCCGTCGCACTGCGGGTGGAGCCGCGTTCGCTCACCGCGGTGGTGACCGACGACGGGCGTGGGTTCGACCCCGCCGCGGTGCCGCCGGAACGTCTCGGCGTCAGCATCGGCATTCAGGGGCGGATGCGCCAACTGCCCGGCGGAGCCGCCGCGGTGACCTCCACGCCCGGGGTCGGGACCAGCGTCCGGCTCACCTGGCAGGCCGCATGAGCCGTGGCGACGCCTGGACGCTGCTCGGCGCCCGCACCTGGGTTGCCTGGGTGCTGACCGGGTGCTATCTGCTGGCCACCGTCGCGCAGCCGCTTGCCTCGTGGAACACCTACACCGCGTGCTGGCCCGTCGTCGGCGCCATTCTGCTTTTCACCCTGGCCGGGGTTGTTTTGATCGCCACCCCCGGGGATCCCATGCCGCTCTGGGCCACGGTCGTGATCGTGGTGGCCTGCCCGCTGGCCTGTGCCCTGCAGTTCAGCGCCATCGCGCTTCCGGTGCAGACGCCGCACCAGCTGTGGCCGGTGGGGGCCTCCGTGGTGCCGTACACCTTCCTTTGCGTGCGCCGCCGGATCGTCGCCGGCTGGATCGGCGGGATCTCGCTCACCCTGGTCAGCGTGGGCTGGACCGTCCTCACCGACCAGCCCCCCTCGTTCGGGATATCCATCTCGATCCTGAACGCCGGGCCGCTCATGATGAGCACCCTCTTCGCCGTCACCATCGTCCCCGCCGCAGACACCATCTACCGGCTGCGTGCCGAGAACACCCGGCGCGCGGCCGATGATGCCGCCGCCGGCGCCGCGCTCGCCGTCCGGGATGCGCGGTTACGCCGGTTGGATCGGCTCGTTCGTCCGGCGCTGGACCGGATCGCCGCCGGGCCGCCGTTCGGGGACTCGGAGATTTCCGAATTCCTCGTTCTTGAAGCGCATCTGCGCGACACGCTGCGAGCGCCCGGATTGGTCGGGGCCGAGCTGGATGCCGCTGTGCGGGCGGCTCGGAAGCGCGGCGTTCGGGTTCGATTGCACGACGACGGCGGGCTTACCGGAGCCGATCCCGTTCTGCGGGAACGGATCCACCGACGGATCGTCCAAGAGCTGGATACCGTCACCGACGGTGTTGTGACAGTTCGCATCCTGCCTTCGGGGCGGCGGAGGGCAGTCACCCTGGTGAGTTCGGGAACCGACGCGGTACGCCGACTGGATCTCGGCCGCGACGGCGTCGCCGCTCAGCCCTCCTCCTGACCAGACGGGATTCACGCCTGATCGGCGACTGCCAGCAGAATATCTCGCGATTTCGGTTCGACCGGGCCCGCAGGGTCAGGGGCATGAACTCACAGTTGACCAGGCTTGCGCCCCAGGAAGTCATGGCAGCCAGCAAATCCGAACCATAGGATGATTTATGTCACCAGAATTCGCCTATTTCAAATACCGAGCGCCGGAACCCGGTCGCAACCAGCCCGGTTCGGAAATCGGGAATGCGCAGCCGGTGGCACCGCTGAAGGTGATGGAGTCCTTGCCTCAGGCAATGTTACGGTGGGCTCGCTGCACTTGCCGGTGATGGATTCGATACTCGCGACCTTGCGCCCTGAGCCGCACAATGACTACCGAGTTGGCTACGAGAGTTCGGATGTAGATGCCGTTTCGGTGGTATTGCGGAATCGCAGGTTGGTTACGCCGTCGGCAATCGTAGTCTGAAAATCTGCGCGACGGGTGCGTCGACGACGACAGCCGAAATGCCCCGCTCTTCGAACGAGAACGGGGCATCCAGGTTGTCTCGCACAGTTGCCGCGGCGGGCCGGGATCAAAGGTGTGCGTTGACCTCGCCGCTGCCCGCGACTTCGATGCCCGCGCAAGATGATGACCACCGCCCCCAACGAGGACGACCGACCTGTGAGGAAGCTGTGCGGTACTCCTCGTCCTAGATGACCGCTGCGTTCAGTGGCAACGGAATCACGGGATCTGCGGGACCTCTGGCACCTGCGGAACCTGCGGGACCTCCGGAACCTGCGGAACCTCCGGCACCTCCGGCACCTGCGGAACCTCGGGGACCTCCGGCACCTCGGGGACCTCAGGGACCTCCGGCACCTGCGGGACCTCAGGGACCTCCGGCACCTGCGGCACCTCGGGGACCTCCGGAACCTCAGGGACCTGCGGGACCTCCGGAACCTCAGGGACCTGCGGGACCTCGGGGACCTCCGGAACCTCCGGCACCTGCGGAACCTCGGGCACCTCGGGGACCTCCGGGGTGCCCAACCCGGCGGAACCGGTGGAGGGGAGTCCGATCGGCGAGTTCACCACCTCGACCGAGCCGACCCCGGGGGCGGCGACCGCCATGCCGCTACCTGCGATCGCGATTCCCGCCGTTGCGGCGAGAGCAAAGCCGAACGAATGCAACTTGGTCATGTATCAAGCCCCTCGAAGGTTGCCCTGAACGCCCATCGTGTGTGGGCGCCGAGCGTTTCTACCACGATATTCAGGCTTATTCGGCAACGGCTTTGCGGTCGATTGCCAACCAAATGCCAAGTGTTCGATCTGCAATCTTTCAGACTGAGGAATTAGACCTCGCCGGAGCGGACAAAGAAGGCCCTACCTGGCCTTTCTCTACACAAGTATGACTACGGGGACCATCGGGCTATGAACCAACTAGAAGTTTGCGGAAGACCATGCCCCGAAAAATCGGGGCGCACGGCGAAGCCGCTACTCCCCCTCTTTGTCCTCGTCCTTCTTCTCGCACTTGACCACGGGAACCGGGTCGTACTTCACCGTGCGGGTGTGCCGGGAAATCTCCTGCCCCGTTTTGGCATCGCGGATGATGCGGGTGTCGGAGATGGTGAAGCCGGGGGCGCCGGTGGAGGCGATGCAGTCCTTGCCCTCGGGGAGGGTGACGGTGGTCGGCTCAGTGGGCTTGCTGCGCTCGCCGGTGATGGATTCGACGTTCACCGCCTTGGTGCCCCAGAGCCGGACGGTGATGTCCGACCCGCCCGCGACAGCCTCGATGTAGATGCCGTTTTCGGTGTTGTTGCGGAATTGCAGATCGATGGCGCCGTCGAAAACGGTGGCTTCGCGGGCGGCCGGGTAGCGCGAGATGTAGTAGCTGTGCTCGGTGTGGCCCGCGTCCTCCATTCCGGCGAAGTACGCGGCGTTGTAGAGGG is a window encoding:
- a CDS encoding sensor histidine kinase produces the protein MATDSAPQGEMSTELRMKRLFARFVAFGYLAYFLVLASDIADSARSTAAWWLPLAVVAVFAPALGLVVAAAPERPHRLGLAVSVAAAGFLLAVATWPLAWDGHEVDIDHGVWLSTIPGLPALAVAIVWPPLPTIALLATSIVGAQLVNAALRLNPPNIFVEITWSFSFTLLYTCAALMALRTARLLDRTRSSAEATAATASAREAKQVERARIDGLTHDWVMSALLAVARTPDDPGVVRQAEEAIRQVEQLRSGVLSDAPFDAEAAAAHLRSAAAAVDAQLGIELEVASESSYPADVVRAMGAALAEALRNSLRHAGTNADRAVALRVEPRSLTAVVTDDGRGFDPAAVPPERLGVSIGIQGRMRQLPGGAAAVTSTPGVGTSVRLTWQAA
- a CDS encoding response regulator, coding for MSVDERTPVRIGVVEDHAVMVAGLRNILAPHRELRIEAAAVTVKELLVQEVPLDLVILDLRLNDGSSPGDNVNKLREEGLRTLVYTSGEDPYLMRAAARAGAVGIVLKSEPPERVVEAVRAAAREDGELGTELALAIDGDEDFAVDLPPQLRQVLELYASGETAARVAHLMDIAEDTVTEYLKRIRRKYEAAGRPSGNRAELLKRAVEDGWLPIPRRKGR